One genomic window of Corynebacterium diphtheriae includes the following:
- a CDS encoding VOC family protein: MANVGHIIYKADDLENSINYFRSRGFDVEPGQQKNAASALIYFCEGPYLEIRERADVPPFFRQLLHLTGNGKFVDSYDRFATMSQGYSRVVLDAQRKEFDHIKEIFDSHQTKSLTIPFSRKDPAGRRLACWCLSPDDWAIPLFVTPFAIDTHRNTPHPNGITHITDIDFAASEKTLSICKHVGVDGGLTCRSGTGTIDLEFA; this comes from the coding sequence ATGGCTAATGTGGGACACATTATCTATAAAGCAGACGACCTAGAGAACTCAATTAATTACTTCCGTTCGCGCGGCTTTGACGTTGAACCAGGACAACAGAAAAACGCTGCAAGCGCGCTTATTTATTTCTGCGAGGGTCCCTACCTGGAGATACGAGAGCGAGCCGACGTACCACCGTTTTTCCGCCAACTTTTACACCTTACTGGCAATGGAAAATTCGTCGACTCCTATGACAGATTCGCCACCATGTCACAGGGGTACTCACGGGTGGTACTGGATGCGCAGCGCAAGGAATTTGACCACATAAAGGAGATTTTTGATTCTCATCAAACCAAGAGCCTGACAATCCCGTTCTCCCGCAAGGATCCCGCTGGCAGACGGCTCGCCTGCTGGTGTCTGTCACCCGACGACTGGGCGATCCCGCTTTTCGTGACCCCCTTTGCCATTGATACCCATCGCAACACCCCGCATCCTAACGGGATTACCCACATAACCGACATCGATTTTGCGGCCAGTGAGAAGACATTAAGCATTTGTAAGCACGTTGGTGTCGACGGCGGCCTCACCTGCCGTTCCGGCACAGGCACGATTGATTTGGAGTTTGCATGA
- a CDS encoding AMP-binding protein: protein MRGRDIDRNSVLKHYEGTGHLARKSLCQELFESSEIYSDHVAVIADDAHLTYAQLEQSLCVFTEELRESGLSPGDHVLLQLPNTAAYVVTLLALMRVGAIPTLLLPAHREAEVAALCESLHPVAYIGGRDHLGFDTVAMVEAMGPGELGLKELWADNGPTHDKESSYRVLPGLFTAPISTKCSPPTKWPDPRSVALNLLSGGTTNMPKIIPRVHEAYAYNTRAAAQCCGVGPDTVYLAVLSTSHDFALAQPGILGTLLSGGTVVLCTSAAFDEAFPAIATHGVTLTALVPAVAQVWVEAAEWFPADFSSLERIIIGAAALNDGLGEAIQDRFGVRIHQGYGMGEGITTFTRIDDPPAVILGTQGRPISDADELVIDGPGGEPGEILEKGPYTFFGYEGNRDTPDCFTEDGFFRTGDRGYLTEDGNLVLCGRVVEQINRLGENVSPSEVETLLSGTPGISAAAVFPMPDRALGERTVAAIVAQPGVNRSAILDDFLTRGVARYKVPDQVITVDEIPLINIGKVDKKKLRALAAAQFTDRESEQS from the coding sequence ATGAGAGGGCGCGATATCGACCGCAACAGTGTGTTGAAGCATTACGAAGGCACCGGCCACCTGGCCCGAAAAAGCCTGTGCCAGGAACTGTTCGAATCATCCGAGATTTATTCGGACCATGTAGCTGTCATCGCTGACGACGCACACCTGACCTACGCACAACTCGAGCAATCACTTTGTGTGTTCACCGAGGAGCTACGAGAAAGCGGCCTCTCGCCAGGAGACCACGTGCTACTGCAACTGCCAAACACCGCAGCGTATGTGGTGACTCTGCTTGCGCTGATGCGCGTGGGTGCTATCCCAACCCTGTTGCTTCCCGCGCATAGAGAGGCCGAAGTTGCAGCGTTGTGTGAGTCTTTACACCCAGTTGCTTATATCGGTGGCCGCGACCATCTCGGTTTTGACACCGTAGCCATGGTAGAGGCTATGGGACCCGGCGAGCTCGGACTCAAAGAACTGTGGGCCGATAACGGACCCACGCACGACAAGGAGTCCTCGTACCGAGTTCTGCCAGGTCTCTTCACTGCCCCGATTTCTACCAAATGTTCTCCGCCTACTAAGTGGCCGGATCCACGCAGCGTTGCGCTGAATCTTTTGTCTGGCGGAACCACGAACATGCCAAAAATAATTCCCCGGGTACATGAGGCGTATGCATATAACACCCGTGCGGCGGCACAGTGCTGCGGCGTCGGGCCAGATACGGTATACTTGGCGGTTCTATCTACCTCTCATGATTTCGCCTTAGCTCAGCCCGGGATTCTGGGCACCTTGCTTTCGGGCGGCACTGTGGTTCTGTGCACCAGCGCAGCCTTCGATGAGGCGTTTCCGGCCATTGCGACCCACGGGGTCACGCTGACTGCACTAGTTCCTGCGGTAGCCCAGGTGTGGGTGGAGGCCGCAGAGTGGTTTCCCGCAGATTTCTCTTCCTTGGAGCGAATTATCATTGGCGCAGCGGCGCTTAACGACGGCTTAGGTGAGGCAATACAGGATCGTTTCGGTGTGCGTATCCACCAGGGTTATGGCATGGGTGAAGGCATCACTACGTTCACGCGTATTGATGACCCTCCAGCGGTGATTCTTGGCACGCAAGGTCGTCCCATCTCCGATGCTGACGAGTTGGTAATCGATGGCCCGGGAGGCGAGCCGGGAGAGATACTAGAAAAGGGCCCTTATACTTTCTTCGGCTACGAAGGAAACCGCGATACCCCGGACTGTTTCACCGAGGATGGTTTCTTCCGCACCGGTGACCGTGGCTACCTTACCGAGGACGGCAACCTGGTGCTGTGCGGGCGCGTGGTTGAACAGATCAATCGCCTGGGCGAAAACGTCTCCCCTTCTGAGGTCGAGACACTCCTGTCTGGAACTCCAGGCATTAGTGCTGCAGCCGTCTTCCCAATGCCAGATAGAGCACTGGGAGAGCGCACCGTTGCAGCCATCGTCGCCCAACCAGGCGTTAACCGCTCCGCCATTCTGGATGATTTCCTCACCCGAGGCGTAGCCCGATACAAGGTGCCGGACCAGGTGATCACTGTCGACGAAATTCCACTGATCAACATCGGCAAGGTCGACAAGAAAAAGCTGCGTGCTCTCGCGGCAGCGCAATTTACTGACCGTGAATCCGAACAAAGCTGA
- a CDS encoding non-ribosomal peptide synthetase codes for MDVTALINDLESRGIALWVNGDRLNYRSPKGSLREEDLAALRSNKEKVLAWLREREAVPHDEQARFAPFPMTDIQRAYATGQNEGYDLGGTGCHSYAEIRTERLDRSRLEQAWHELIQRHDMLSAVVVPPDSLQVVKSRSLPVLQAVDLAGHNPDVPDAEYLRHRAKLENRSYPLGTWPLHEFQLLQFDECSILQFSVDMIIADFVSVRVMVEELLTLYAGNVLPELEDTTFRDIITSRNHHSQSAAGFAARTNAKKYWSEIIPSLSGKPLLPTLTSADRTSEMPVRFTRRTWRCSPAAWSKLTDAASTHGVTPSATLLTAYADVLRRWSSTSDFCVNVTSMNRDSAIAGINRIIGDFTEMTLHACHPHTGTFSERVHATQEQLSEELSHAAYSGVDVLRDIARTTGQPAVIPVVFTSALGADTPHNNGPAYNLVSGVSRTPQVWIDCQAFQDGGSCNVNWDVREDVFEPALIDDMWESFTDLLDRLVDDGSAWQETDSVHLPDKTIAIRNRIHKTHVQQTTRCLHDGFWDNVQQHPHQPALVCGGKTYSYQHLAGYVGALQHELSDVGPGDYIAIVLGNGVWQIAAAVAVVSTGAAYVPIDHEQPAIRQRSMIEACRPANVITNSHFSEENTDISNINVDTLSPIQYSGTIASPVSPTETAYIIFTSGSTGIPKGVVVTHSAAMNTIDSVNNLLGRNKRRTVLGVSKLSFDLSVYDIFGTFASGGTLVLPLDEESRNPSKWIDFLVDNNVDTWNSVPALFQMLVREVEVTRHPNILSLDLVMLSGDRIPGTLPAHAAPHFPNAELISLGGATEGGIWSIFHPMTCHTNETSIPYGTALPNQGMWVLDEACNECPDWVRGQIHISGESLATGYLNDPTSTAEKFFFSEKHGTRMYATGDIGNYRPDGVIEFHGRRDNQLKINGYRVETGEIEGVLESNDFVERAIVLAQETSDPIKLHAFVTDAQSDKDELKDAGQIRNSELRTMLEQRWTPADTSLDTGIFATWMRLGNEAAMAALLAAFQQAGVFLVAGKYHTLTEITAAIHPSEEYRELITRWLNILTGEGLATKDDEGWTVSQQTLDFFVFGEAWDQFGNMEAEINNSKELFNYQRHAAEALLSQLRGEISPTEVFFPEGDTHNARTIYGENRISKAMNAAAAEAVIGIAEHHADHPVRILEVGAGIGATTEKIVSRLPENVIEYRFTDISTFFLHKAQKMFAHCGAMTYGLFDMNSDCTSQDVEFGGYDIILCANVLHNSVNIEESFTRLKQLRRPGGVIVIVEPITELYAALISVSIKMNLVDFTDHRAESHKVFIEDAQWDQVFRDTQMHRIAEYPNTSDPLRECGQRLIIVGADDDDVPTLNSEDILGYLRTHLPGYMVPASVNVLPELPLTSNGKVDRKALAQLCLEPVGSPNNRIDPPRNETEEQIATIWRDVLDTTEVGRNDDFYALGGDSLLMAETVTRLRQEIPGLQQHTWDALMRGVLKVPTIAGISALAQAAGSSCQPEALKAVNSANHTSPELTALSTVASGSPTGSSNLHVYRLPKDATFCRVMIHAGTGRLKDYEFLMPELLQRQPEIAHVGFTAGDADRFLDYTTRTLIRDLAQSYAQELDELDMESYQLVGYCIGGMLALETAKALTELGRDVRQVTCISTHQCPHRVTNELLCELAYGCIFNADLSAMGANFDLKTLAAALEHTLDGINRNISDEELCTLEGPYADIGEFFQKMAVLSPRARRKLIYRSIREFDTDSESTRGMLDILYDVFRHSLLGTIDYVPDVYFGDVVVLQPTEGVTGFYPSLGGDIDWPATVLGNLQIHAVAGSHATCLLQENVPSLLPFFTEREQRNG; via the coding sequence ATGGATGTCACAGCGCTGATTAACGACCTTGAATCCCGCGGTATAGCGCTATGGGTGAACGGCGATCGACTCAACTACCGTTCACCCAAGGGTTCCTTGCGCGAGGAAGACCTCGCGGCCTTAAGGTCAAATAAGGAAAAGGTTTTGGCATGGTTGCGTGAGCGGGAGGCCGTTCCGCATGATGAGCAAGCACGGTTCGCCCCCTTCCCCATGACCGATATTCAGCGCGCATACGCAACCGGTCAGAACGAAGGCTATGATCTGGGTGGCACCGGGTGCCACAGCTACGCCGAAATACGAACGGAACGCCTTGATCGCAGCCGCCTTGAACAGGCTTGGCACGAACTCATCCAGCGCCATGACATGCTCTCTGCAGTGGTCGTTCCACCGGATTCGCTGCAGGTGGTTAAATCTCGCAGTTTGCCGGTGCTACAAGCTGTAGACCTCGCGGGCCACAACCCAGATGTCCCGGACGCCGAGTATCTTCGTCACCGCGCAAAATTGGAAAACCGTAGCTACCCGTTGGGCACCTGGCCACTGCACGAATTCCAGCTTTTGCAATTTGACGAATGCAGCATCCTACAGTTTTCGGTGGACATGATCATCGCCGACTTTGTAAGCGTGAGGGTGATGGTCGAGGAACTTCTAACTCTCTACGCAGGTAACGTTCTACCGGAACTAGAGGACACCACGTTTCGGGATATAATCACCTCCCGTAACCACCACAGCCAGAGTGCCGCTGGCTTCGCTGCACGCACCAATGCAAAAAAGTACTGGTCCGAGATCATCCCCTCGTTGTCCGGCAAACCCTTACTGCCGACGCTGACCTCAGCCGATCGCACATCCGAAATGCCGGTGCGTTTCACCCGGCGTACCTGGCGATGCTCGCCAGCAGCATGGTCAAAGCTCACCGACGCAGCAAGCACTCACGGCGTCACTCCTTCGGCGACGCTACTTACCGCCTACGCCGATGTACTGCGCCGTTGGTCCTCCACAAGTGACTTTTGCGTCAATGTCACTTCGATGAACCGAGATTCTGCCATTGCCGGAATCAACCGTATTATCGGAGACTTTACCGAGATGACCCTACATGCTTGTCATCCGCACACTGGAACCTTTAGTGAGCGCGTGCACGCAACCCAGGAGCAGCTATCCGAAGAGCTATCACACGCTGCGTATTCCGGGGTTGACGTGTTGCGCGATATAGCCCGCACTACCGGGCAGCCCGCGGTAATCCCGGTAGTATTCACCAGCGCGTTGGGTGCAGACACACCGCACAACAATGGTCCGGCCTACAACCTTGTCTCCGGCGTAAGCCGAACGCCGCAGGTATGGATTGACTGTCAGGCATTCCAGGACGGAGGCTCTTGCAACGTCAACTGGGACGTGCGAGAGGACGTCTTTGAACCGGCGTTGATCGACGACATGTGGGAGTCATTTACCGACCTACTCGATCGCCTGGTCGACGACGGTTCGGCGTGGCAGGAAACTGATTCAGTCCACTTGCCCGATAAGACGATCGCCATCCGTAACCGCATTCACAAAACCCACGTACAGCAGACCACCCGATGCCTCCACGACGGGTTTTGGGATAACGTCCAGCAGCACCCACACCAGCCAGCGCTGGTGTGTGGCGGAAAAACCTACAGCTACCAACATCTGGCTGGCTACGTCGGGGCATTACAGCATGAGCTCTCTGATGTCGGTCCCGGAGATTACATTGCCATCGTCCTAGGTAACGGAGTATGGCAAATAGCTGCCGCTGTTGCCGTGGTATCAACTGGTGCAGCCTACGTGCCGATCGATCACGAGCAACCCGCAATCCGCCAACGTTCAATGATAGAAGCGTGTCGTCCTGCCAACGTCATCACTAATTCTCATTTCTCCGAAGAAAATACCGATATCTCCAACATCAACGTCGATACTCTCAGCCCGATACAGTACAGTGGCACCATAGCCTCACCGGTTTCCCCCACCGAAACCGCCTACATCATCTTCACCTCAGGCAGCACCGGAATTCCAAAAGGTGTTGTCGTTACGCACTCGGCTGCAATGAACACCATAGATAGCGTGAACAATCTCCTCGGCCGAAATAAAAGACGCACGGTATTGGGGGTATCGAAGTTATCCTTTGACTTATCCGTGTATGACATCTTCGGTACCTTCGCAAGCGGTGGCACTTTGGTCCTGCCGTTAGACGAGGAATCGCGAAACCCCAGCAAATGGATCGATTTCCTTGTTGATAACAACGTCGATACCTGGAACTCTGTTCCTGCACTGTTCCAAATGCTTGTGCGAGAGGTAGAGGTGACCCGTCACCCGAACATCCTCAGCCTAGACCTGGTTATGCTGTCCGGAGACAGGATCCCGGGCACTCTCCCAGCGCATGCTGCACCCCACTTCCCTAATGCTGAACTCATCAGCCTCGGCGGCGCCACGGAGGGCGGAATATGGTCGATTTTCCACCCGATGACCTGTCACACAAATGAAACTAGCATACCATATGGTACCGCGTTACCCAACCAAGGAATGTGGGTGCTCGACGAGGCCTGCAATGAGTGTCCGGACTGGGTGCGAGGGCAAATCCATATTTCCGGGGAAAGCCTAGCCACCGGTTACCTCAACGATCCAACCTCCACAGCAGAGAAATTTTTCTTTTCCGAAAAGCATGGCACACGTATGTACGCTACCGGGGATATAGGAAACTACCGCCCAGACGGCGTAATCGAGTTTCACGGCCGTCGGGACAATCAACTAAAAATCAACGGCTATCGAGTGGAAACCGGCGAGATAGAAGGAGTCCTCGAATCCAACGACTTCGTCGAACGCGCTATAGTACTCGCCCAGGAAACCAGTGACCCAATTAAACTACATGCTTTCGTCACTGATGCACAGAGCGACAAAGATGAGCTCAAGGATGCTGGGCAAATCAGAAACTCGGAGCTCCGTACAATGCTTGAGCAGCGCTGGACACCTGCAGATACGAGCCTTGACACGGGAATATTTGCCACATGGATGCGGCTGGGAAACGAAGCCGCGATGGCTGCTTTGCTCGCGGCTTTCCAACAAGCCGGTGTTTTCCTCGTTGCAGGAAAATACCACACTCTTACGGAAATCACCGCGGCGATCCATCCCTCCGAAGAGTATCGCGAACTCATAACCCGTTGGCTCAATATTCTGACTGGAGAAGGCTTAGCCACTAAGGATGATGAGGGTTGGACTGTCAGCCAACAGACCCTGGACTTCTTCGTGTTCGGAGAGGCCTGGGATCAGTTCGGCAACATGGAAGCGGAAATCAATAACAGTAAGGAATTATTCAATTACCAACGGCACGCAGCTGAGGCGCTTCTTTCCCAGTTGCGCGGAGAGATCAGTCCCACCGAGGTGTTCTTCCCGGAGGGAGATACCCATAACGCCCGCACCATTTACGGCGAAAACCGCATTAGCAAGGCGATGAATGCTGCGGCCGCAGAGGCAGTGATCGGCATTGCCGAGCACCACGCTGATCATCCGGTAAGGATCCTCGAGGTCGGCGCTGGCATAGGTGCTACGACGGAAAAAATTGTTAGCCGACTCCCCGAGAACGTAATCGAATACCGCTTCACCGATATTTCGACATTCTTCCTACATAAAGCCCAAAAAATGTTCGCGCATTGTGGTGCCATGACCTATGGCCTGTTTGATATGAACTCAGACTGCACATCGCAAGATGTAGAGTTCGGCGGTTACGACATCATTTTGTGCGCCAACGTACTGCATAATTCAGTAAATATCGAGGAGTCATTCACCCGCTTAAAGCAGCTGCGCCGCCCCGGGGGCGTGATCGTCATAGTAGAGCCGATCACTGAACTTTACGCAGCCCTTATCTCGGTGTCCATCAAGATGAATCTGGTTGATTTCACGGACCACCGTGCGGAATCACACAAGGTGTTCATCGAGGACGCGCAGTGGGATCAGGTCTTCAGGGATACCCAGATGCACCGCATCGCGGAGTATCCAAACACTAGTGACCCGTTGCGCGAATGCGGGCAACGACTCATCATCGTTGGTGCCGATGACGACGATGTCCCCACGCTCAACAGTGAAGACATTCTGGGCTACCTGCGTACTCACCTACCGGGTTACATGGTTCCGGCTTCCGTCAATGTACTACCGGAATTGCCGTTAACCTCAAATGGCAAGGTAGACCGCAAGGCCCTAGCGCAACTCTGCTTAGAACCGGTGGGAAGCCCCAACAACCGGATCGATCCTCCACGCAACGAAACGGAAGAGCAGATAGCGACTATCTGGCGCGATGTCCTCGACACCACGGAGGTTGGGCGCAATGATGACTTCTATGCGCTTGGGGGTGACTCACTGCTCATGGCCGAAACGGTAACCCGGCTCCGCCAAGAAATACCTGGCCTACAGCAGCACACGTGGGACGCCCTTATGCGTGGCGTACTCAAGGTGCCAACCATCGCAGGCATTTCCGCGCTAGCACAGGCTGCAGGAAGTAGCTGTCAACCCGAAGCATTAAAAGCCGTTAATTCTGCTAATCATACCTCCCCTGAACTGACTGCTCTGTCTACTGTAGCCAGTGGCTCTCCAACTGGGTCTTCAAATCTGCATGTATACCGATTGCCGAAGGACGCAACGTTCTGCCGCGTGATGATCCACGCTGGCACTGGCCGCCTGAAGGACTACGAGTTCTTGATGCCCGAACTGCTTCAACGCCAGCCAGAGATTGCCCACGTTGGTTTTACCGCTGGTGACGCAGATCGATTCCTGGACTACACAACCCGTACGCTGATCAGGGATCTGGCCCAGAGCTACGCCCAGGAACTTGATGAGTTGGATATGGAATCTTATCAGTTGGTCGGCTACTGCATTGGCGGTATGTTAGCGCTGGAGACCGCGAAGGCGCTCACCGAACTCGGCCGCGACGTGCGCCAGGTAACTTGCATCAGCACCCACCAGTGCCCGCACCGGGTCACTAATGAACTGCTGTGTGAGCTCGCCTATGGGTGCATTTTCAACGCTGACCTAAGTGCAATGGGGGCGAACTTCGACCTCAAAACCCTCGCAGCAGCCCTGGAGCACACCCTTGATGGCATCAACCGCAATATCAGTGACGAAGAACTGTGTACCCTTGAAGGCCCATACGCAGATATCGGGGAGTTCTTCCAAAAGATGGCGGTGTTGAGTCCCAGGGCGCGCCGCAAACTCATCTACCGAAGCATCCGTGAATTCGACACAGACTCCGAGTCCACTCGCGGGATGCTGGACATCCTATACGATGTCTTCCGGCATTCGTTACTCGGAACCATCGACTACGTCCCCGATGTCTATTTCGGTGATGTAGTCGTACTGCAGCCTACCGAAGGTGTAACTGGTTTTTACCCGAGCCTAGGCGGAGACATCGATTGGCCAGCGACCGTGCTCGGCAACCTGCAGATACATGCCGTGGCCGGTTCTCATGCCACCTGCCTGCTACAGGAGAACGTACCCTCACTACTTCCGTTCTTCACGGAGAGGGAACAACGAAATGGCTAA